One Prevotella melaninogenica DNA window includes the following coding sequences:
- a CDS encoding IS1595 family transposase produces MLLKDFFQMFPDEDSCENYLRAVREEIGVVCPKCGATKYKWLPGRKSFQCENCGNRISLTKGTVMEHSKLPLYDWFFTAHMMTSIKQVLSAKEIQHQLELEYYSPAWLMMMKLREIMGQRDSIYTLSDQIELDLSYFSTSFISEECGEKVLKSKKTPVLVIAQSKDAGSILNEYLSDNTDTERFNKASKLMKQANRSKVKKAVRYIKMYALPDSKYKTLAPYAQKSVNQDSKIHSDGGHNLMGLKKTLTGLVQHIETESTPHEVVTKVLPWVHIVTGECRSGIDAIHKEIDEHFLQLYLNEYCWKFNRRWFRDSKKPEYDLFRHLMKIAVQYKSSIK; encoded by the coding sequence ATGTTATTGAAAGACTTCTTCCAGATGTTCCCTGATGAGGATAGCTGCGAGAACTACCTTAGAGCTGTTCGAGAGGAGATAGGTGTTGTGTGTCCTAAGTGTGGAGCTACAAAGTATAAATGGCTGCCTGGAAGGAAATCCTTTCAATGTGAGAACTGTGGCAACAGAATCTCGTTGACAAAGGGTACCGTTATGGAACATAGCAAACTACCGCTGTATGATTGGTTCTTTACTGCGCACATGATGACGTCCATCAAGCAGGTACTGTCGGCTAAGGAGATCCAGCATCAGCTTGAACTCGAATATTACTCTCCCGCATGGTTGATGATGATGAAATTGCGAGAGATTATGGGGCAGAGGGACAGCATCTATACACTCTCTGACCAGATAGAGCTCGACTTGTCATATTTCTCAACTTCCTTCATTTCAGAGGAGTGCGGAGAAAAGGTCCTTAAGAGTAAGAAAACTCCTGTGTTGGTAATTGCACAGAGTAAAGATGCAGGTTCAATCCTAAACGAATACCTATCAGACAATACTGACACAGAACGATTTAACAAAGCCTCTAAACTTATGAAGCAAGCTAACAGAAGCAAAGTGAAGAAAGCTGTCCGTTATATCAAAATGTATGCATTGCCTGATAGTAAATACAAGACACTGGCGCCTTATGCTCAGAAGTCTGTGAATCAGGATTCAAAGATACATTCTGACGGAGGACATAATCTCATGGGGTTGAAGAAGACTCTGACAGGTCTTGTTCAGCATATTGAGACTGAGAGCACCCCTCACGAGGTTGTTACCAAAGTCTTGCCATGGGTTCACATCGTTACAGGAGAATGCCGTAGTGGTATTGATGCGATTCACAAAGAAATCGATGAGCATTTTCTCCAATTATACTTGAATGAGTATTGTTGGAAATTTAATCGTCGTTGGTTTAGGGATAGTAAAAAGCCAGAATATGACTTGTTCAGACATCTGATGAAGATAGCAGTACAATATAAATCCAGCATAAAATGA
- a CDS encoding sodium-translocating pyrophosphatase, translating into MEHIPQVFWLIPIASVCALGMAWYFFKSMMQAEEGTPRMVEIAEYVRRGAMAYLKQQYKVVLIVFVVLAVVFAIMAYGFNAQNEWVPFAFLTGGFFSGLAGFFGMKTATYASARTANAARNGLNDGLKIAFRSGAVMGLVVVGLGLLDIAIWFIVLTWFYSDKMTTSEMLITITTTMLTFGMGASTQALFARVGGGIYTKAADVGADLVGKVEANIPEDDPRNPATIADNVGDNVGDVAGMGADLYESYCGSILSTAALGATAFAASSGDMQLKAVIAPMLIAAVGVFLSLFGIFLVRTKEGATMKDLLHALGLGTNTAAVLIAAVSFLILYLLGLENWLGVSFSVIAGLAAGVIIGQATEYYTSQSYMPTKAISEASHTGAATVIIKGIGTGMISTCVPVLSISVAIMLSYLCANGFDMSMSALSIQHGLYGIGIAAVGMLSTLGITLATDAYGPIADNAGGNAEMSELGAEVRQRTDALDALGNTTAATGKGFAIGSAALTALALLASYIEEIKIAMARVGTQMTNVAGETIDATKATIPDFMNFFQVNLMNPKVLVGAFIGAMAAFLFCGLTMGAVGRAAGKMVEEVRRQFREIKGILEGTGTPDYGRCVEISTQSAQHEMIIPSLLAIIIPVVVGLLLGVAGVLGLLVGGLAAGFTLAAFMSNAGGAWDNAKKYVEEGNFGGKGSDAHKATIVGDTVGDPFKDTSGPSLNILIKLMSMVSIVMAGLTVACL; encoded by the coding sequence ATGGAACACATCCCACAAGTTTTTTGGCTCATTCCCATTGCATCAGTATGCGCACTGGGTATGGCATGGTATTTCTTTAAGTCTATGATGCAAGCGGAGGAAGGTACTCCCCGCATGGTTGAGATTGCTGAATACGTGCGCCGTGGTGCCATGGCGTATCTGAAACAGCAATACAAAGTCGTATTGATTGTTTTTGTTGTCCTTGCAGTCGTCTTCGCCATCATGGCTTATGGCTTCAATGCGCAGAATGAATGGGTACCCTTTGCCTTCCTGACTGGTGGTTTCTTCTCTGGTCTTGCGGGCTTCTTCGGTATGAAAACGGCTACCTATGCCAGTGCGAGAACAGCCAATGCAGCACGCAACGGACTCAACGATGGACTCAAAATTGCCTTCCGTTCGGGCGCAGTCATGGGACTCGTTGTCGTAGGATTAGGCTTGTTAGACATAGCCATTTGGTTCATTGTCCTCACTTGGTTCTATTCTGATAAGATGACAACGAGCGAAATGCTTATCACCATCACAACAACGATGTTGACCTTTGGTATGGGTGCATCTACACAGGCTTTGTTTGCTCGTGTGGGTGGCGGCATCTATACAAAGGCGGCTGACGTGGGCGCCGACCTCGTGGGTAAGGTGGAAGCTAACATCCCTGAAGACGACCCACGCAACCCTGCAACGATTGCCGACAACGTGGGTGACAACGTGGGTGACGTGGCGGGTATGGGTGCCGACCTCTACGAGAGCTACTGTGGTTCGATTCTTTCTACCGCTGCCTTGGGTGCAACTGCCTTTGCAGCCTCATCAGGTGATATGCAACTAAAGGCTGTCATCGCACCAATGCTCATCGCTGCCGTCGGTGTTTTCCTTAGTTTGTTCGGTATTTTCCTCGTAAGAACGAAGGAGGGAGCCACGATGAAGGACCTTCTCCACGCCTTAGGACTCGGCACGAACACGGCTGCTGTACTCATTGCAGCTGTTAGTTTCCTCATTCTCTACCTCTTAGGCTTGGAGAACTGGTTGGGTGTTAGCTTCTCTGTCATTGCTGGTTTGGCAGCCGGTGTTATCATCGGACAGGCAACGGAGTACTATACTTCCCAGAGTTACATGCCTACAAAGGCGATTTCGGAGGCAAGTCATACAGGTGCTGCGACTGTTATTATAAAAGGTATTGGTACGGGTATGATTTCTACTTGCGTCCCCGTCCTTTCTATTTCAGTGGCTATCATGCTGAGTTATCTCTGTGCCAACGGCTTTGACATGTCAATGTCAGCACTCTCTATTCAGCACGGACTCTATGGTATCGGTATCGCTGCGGTCGGTATGCTCTCAACCTTGGGTATCACCTTGGCAACAGATGCCTACGGACCGATTGCCGACAATGCTGGCGGAAACGCTGAGATGAGCGAGTTAGGAGCGGAGGTGCGCCAGCGTACTGATGCCCTTGACGCCTTGGGTAATACGACTGCTGCTACGGGTAAGGGCTTTGCTATTGGTTCGGCTGCACTGACCGCATTGGCGTTGTTGGCTTCTTATATCGAAGAAATCAAGATTGCCATGGCTCGTGTCGGTACACAAATGACCAACGTTGCAGGCGAAACCATTGATGCCACAAAGGCTACTATCCCAGACTTCATGAACTTCTTTCAAGTGAACCTGATGAATCCAAAGGTGCTTGTCGGTGCGTTTATCGGTGCTATGGCAGCCTTCCTTTTCTGCGGATTGACGATGGGTGCCGTTGGTAGAGCAGCTGGAAAGATGGTGGAAGAGGTGCGGCGCCAGTTCCGTGAGATTAAGGGAATATTAGAAGGAACAGGCACACCAGACTATGGACGATGCGTAGAAATCAGTACTCAGAGTGCGCAACACGAGATGATTATCCCATCGCTTTTAGCCATCATCATCCCCGTTGTCGTCGGTCTTTTACTCGGAGTGGCAGGTGTATTGGGCTTGTTAGTAGGCGGTTTGGCTGCCGGTTTCACCCTTGCCGCCTTCATGTCGAATGCTGGTGGTGCGTGGGACAATGCGAAGAAGTATGTCGAGGAGGGCAACTTCGGTGGTAAAGGTTCTGACGCTCACAAGGCAACCATCGTCGGTGACACCGTTGGCGACCCATTCAAAGACACTTCTGGACCATCGCTCAACATCCTTATCAAACTCATGAGCATGGTCAGCATCGTCATGGCGGGCCTCACTGTTGCCTGCCTATAA
- the recR gene encoding recombination mediator RecR → MQQYPSQLLERAVEAFSQLPGVGRKTALRLVLHLLRQSTEDVDSFADAVIRVKHDVKYCKVCHNISDNEVCSICSDPRRDGSVVCVVENIQDVMAIENTQQFHGLYHVLGGIISPMDGIGPHDLEIESLVERVQEGTVKEIILALASTMEGDTTNFYISRKLKDTGVKLSVIARGISVGDELEYTDEVTLGRSILNRTPFES, encoded by the coding sequence ATGCAACAATACCCTTCTCAACTCTTAGAACGTGCCGTAGAGGCTTTCTCACAGTTGCCAGGTGTGGGGCGCAAGACCGCTCTGCGCCTTGTTTTGCATCTGCTACGCCAGTCGACAGAGGACGTGGATAGCTTTGCGGATGCTGTCATTCGTGTGAAACACGATGTGAAGTATTGCAAGGTTTGCCATAACATTTCCGATAATGAGGTGTGTTCTATCTGTTCTGATCCTCGTCGAGACGGCTCGGTGGTCTGTGTGGTAGAGAACATTCAAGACGTGATGGCGATTGAGAACACACAGCAGTTTCATGGACTTTACCACGTTTTGGGGGGTATCATCTCTCCGATGGACGGCATCGGACCGCACGACTTAGAGATTGAATCGCTCGTTGAGCGCGTGCAGGAAGGGACTGTGAAGGAGATTATCCTTGCCCTTGCCAGTACGATGGAAGGCGACACGACCAACTTTTATATCTCTCGAAAGCTGAAAGACACAGGCGTGAAACTGTCGGTTATCGCACGAGGTATCTCTGTTGGCGACGAACTTGAATATACAGATGAGGTGACGTTGGGCAGAAGTATTCTGAACCGCACACCTTTTGAATCTTAA
- a CDS encoding glycosyltransferase family 2 protein, with product MKLSVVIVNYNVKYYLQQCLESLQRALKGVEAEVFVVDNHSHDGSVAYLRSRFPDVHFIASAHNLGFACGNNIAIRQSKGEYVLLLNPDTVVGEEVIRASIDFMDSHLTAGGHGVQMLTHCGERALESRRGLPSPVVSFYKMIGLCKHFPQSDRFAHYYMGSLPWDVPGKIEVISGAYCFLRRAALDKVGLLDEDFFMYGEDVDLSYRLLKGGFENWYLPVRILHYKGESTQKSSFRYVHVFYDAMLIFFRKHYGGMNVLWRLPIKTAIYVKAFGSLIGTTIRATKKKLGFRTSKAKSFPHYIFVTGEEVMEKCQHLATDNALVAEYRVADKDNLKRTHSDLLKEFGGKNRPFCIVYDTDLFSYQDILNVFAEQPKQNIHIGFYHRKENRVVTMMEVIGD from the coding sequence ATGAAGCTGAGCGTTGTCATCGTTAATTATAACGTAAAATACTATCTCCAACAGTGTCTTGAGAGTCTTCAGCGCGCTTTGAAAGGCGTTGAAGCAGAGGTATTTGTGGTTGACAACCATTCACATGACGGCTCCGTAGCCTATCTCCGCAGCCGTTTCCCTGATGTTCACTTCATTGCCAGTGCGCATAACTTAGGCTTTGCTTGTGGTAATAATATTGCAATTCGCCAGAGTAAGGGCGAATATGTCTTACTACTCAATCCCGACACGGTTGTGGGCGAGGAGGTTATCCGTGCTTCTATCGACTTCATGGATAGCCACCTAACGGCTGGAGGACATGGCGTACAGATGCTTACTCACTGTGGTGAACGAGCCTTAGAAAGCCGTCGTGGCTTGCCCTCTCCCGTGGTTTCGTTCTATAAGATGATAGGACTTTGCAAGCATTTCCCACAAAGCGACCGCTTTGCACATTATTATATGGGCAGTCTGCCGTGGGATGTTCCGGGCAAGATTGAGGTAATCAGCGGTGCTTACTGCTTCCTTCGCAGGGCTGCCTTAGACAAGGTAGGACTCTTAGACGAGGATTTCTTTATGTATGGCGAAGATGTCGACCTCAGCTATCGACTGCTGAAAGGTGGCTTTGAGAACTGGTATCTCCCCGTGCGCATCCTGCATTACAAGGGCGAGAGTACGCAGAAGTCGAGCTTCCGATATGTTCACGTCTTCTATGATGCCATGCTTATCTTCTTCCGCAAGCATTATGGCGGTATGAACGTATTGTGGCGACTACCGATTAAGACGGCTATCTACGTGAAAGCCTTTGGCTCACTGATAGGTACAACGATACGCGCAACGAAGAAGAAACTCGGATTTCGCACTTCGAAAGCTAAATCATTCCCACATTATATCTTTGTTACAGGCGAAGAAGTAATGGAAAAGTGTCAACATTTAGCAACGGATAACGCCTTAGTGGCAGAGTATCGGGTCGCAGACAAAGATAACTTAAAGCGCACACATTCCGACCTACTCAAGGAGTTTGGAGGAAAGAACAGACCTTTTTGCATCGTCTATGACACCGACTTATTCAGCTATCAAGACATCCTGAATGTCTTTGCTGAACAGCCAAAACAGAATATTCACATTGGTTTCTACCATAGAAAGGAGAACAGAGTCGTCACCATGATGGAAGTTATAGGAGATTAA
- a CDS encoding GNAT family N-acetyltransferase → MEKKQHVEVRLRAMEPEDLDMLYHIENDRSLWNISATNVPYSRYALHNYIADAKNDIYIDGQLRLMIENHEQEIVGVIDLVNFDPKHQRAEMGIIIMKPFRQQGYAHAAISALIDYTRDGLHLKQIYAVVDVDNEVSLRCLSSIGFTNGSILKEWLYCDGQYKDARVMQLFI, encoded by the coding sequence ATGGAAAAGAAACAGCACGTGGAAGTCAGACTGAGAGCTATGGAGCCGGAAGACCTCGATATGCTCTATCACATTGAGAACGATCGTAGCCTATGGAACATCAGTGCAACGAATGTTCCCTACAGCCGTTATGCCCTGCATAACTACATTGCTGATGCGAAAAACGATATCTATATTGACGGACAACTGCGCTTAATGATTGAAAATCATGAGCAGGAGATTGTCGGAGTGATAGACCTTGTCAACTTCGATCCAAAGCATCAGCGGGCGGAAATGGGTATTATCATCATGAAACCATTTCGCCAACAAGGCTATGCTCACGCTGCAATCTCAGCCCTTATCGACTATACCCGCGATGGTCTACACCTAAAGCAAATCTACGCTGTGGTAGACGTTGACAACGAGGTGTCACTCCGCTGTCTTTCGTCCATTGGTTTTACAAATGGCAGCATACTGAAAGAGTGGCTTTATTGTGACGGACAATACAAGGATGCAAGGGTAATGCAACTTTTTATATAA
- a CDS encoding SusC/RagA family TonB-linked outer membrane protein has protein sequence MSNFMKVSQNRRKHPPFVSGRLAFSFALGLMAFAPSPVLANVDANTSMSVQQQKQSINGVVKDANGDPVIGASILANGTPVGVTDMDGRFSVSVAPGTELKISYVGFATQSVMVRSGVTNYNITLKDENSALSEVVVVGYGTQKKANLSGSVAQLDSKALENRPISNVSSGLQGLLPGITVTGADGAPGLDNGTILVRGVGTLNSATPYILIDGVEAGTLNSLDPEDIASISVLKDASSAAIYGSKASNGVILVTTKRGQNGAPKVSYSGYFGIQNATALMERMNSADAAYYYNKALERSGKAPRFSDEAIKKFRDGSDPYNYPNTDWYDLAFKTAWQNRHNVNITGGNEYVKYLASAGYLKQSSILPNAGREQFNGRANLDMVLSKRITAHLNLAYIQNNYRDASSAYAGGSSDQIIRQLNIIAPWIVYKYEDGTYGTVSDGNPMAWLESGMTVNRNNRNFTGMIGIDYQIIKDLKLTLQGAYVDNSQRYSYFQKFIQYNPNKASDPNKLEIAHYDWHRTTFDAFLNYDKSFAQHNFKAMLGWHTERYKYLPDWMYRKNFPNNELTDMNAGDASTQQNAGNTRELSMVSYFGRLNYDYAGRYLFEANFRSDASSRFAEGHRWGFFPSFSAAWRISEEPFMESSKSWLNNLKLRASWGQLGNQDALNDYYPWMNTYNLNAKYPFGGQLTPGYYQGSYHLETISWERSTTWGVGLDFTLFGGLTGSLDYYNRKTTGIIMDVSAPAEFALGAYKDNIGALRNQGVELSLAYAKQLNKDWTINVGANFSYNKNKILYLGEGTEYIVDKNDRNRRTAIGQQYKSYYMYKATGKFFNSQQEADDYTAKYGNPFGRKFMAGDLIYEDTNGDGKLDSNDRIYTDHTDIPAITYGFNLGATWKNIDFSMIWQGVGAVSHIYNREVLGEFSGDASHPSTLWKDSWTDDNHNAKLPRVFETGNSPSDMTRAMSTFWLWNTAYLRLKTLQLGYTLPKSALKAVGLEKVRIYYAGENLLTFDALPFNIDPEVTSERGSSYPLLRSHSIGINITF, from the coding sequence ATGTCTAATTTTATGAAAGTAAGTCAGAACCGCAGAAAGCACCCACCATTTGTTAGTGGTCGTTTAGCTTTCTCCTTTGCACTTGGGTTGATGGCATTTGCGCCGTCCCCAGTATTAGCCAATGTAGATGCGAACACGAGTATGAGTGTTCAGCAGCAAAAGCAGAGTATCAATGGTGTAGTGAAGGATGCTAATGGCGACCCAGTCATTGGTGCTTCTATACTGGCAAATGGTACTCCTGTAGGGGTGACCGACATGGACGGTCGCTTCTCAGTCTCTGTTGCTCCGGGTACGGAGTTGAAGATTAGTTATGTTGGTTTTGCCACTCAGAGCGTCATGGTGAGAAGTGGTGTGACGAACTATAACATTACTCTGAAAGATGAGAACAGCGCTCTCAGCGAGGTTGTTGTTGTCGGTTATGGTACGCAGAAGAAGGCAAACCTCTCTGGTTCTGTTGCACAACTTGATAGTAAGGCACTTGAAAACCGTCCTATCTCTAACGTGTCTTCAGGCTTGCAGGGCTTGCTTCCGGGTATCACGGTGACAGGAGCTGACGGTGCGCCGGGTCTTGATAATGGTACGATTCTTGTGCGTGGTGTGGGAACATTGAACTCAGCTACGCCATACATTTTGATTGATGGTGTTGAAGCAGGAACACTGAACTCGCTCGACCCAGAGGATATTGCGAGTATCTCTGTCCTAAAGGATGCTTCTTCAGCAGCCATCTATGGTTCAAAAGCATCTAATGGTGTGATTCTGGTAACTACAAAACGAGGGCAGAACGGTGCGCCAAAGGTTAGCTATTCAGGTTATTTTGGTATTCAGAATGCAACAGCCTTGATGGAAAGGATGAATTCTGCCGATGCCGCTTACTACTATAATAAGGCATTGGAGCGTAGTGGTAAGGCTCCACGTTTCTCTGATGAAGCTATTAAGAAGTTCCGTGACGGCTCTGACCCTTACAACTATCCTAATACCGACTGGTACGATCTTGCATTCAAGACAGCTTGGCAAAACCGCCATAACGTGAACATTACAGGTGGTAATGAGTATGTGAAGTATCTTGCTTCTGCAGGTTATCTCAAGCAAAGCAGTATTCTTCCTAATGCAGGTCGTGAGCAGTTTAATGGTCGTGCAAATCTCGACATGGTGTTGTCAAAGCGCATCACTGCCCATCTTAACCTTGCTTATATTCAAAACAACTACCGCGATGCAAGCAGTGCATACGCTGGTGGCAGTAGCGATCAGATTATTCGTCAGCTGAATATCATCGCGCCTTGGATTGTTTATAAGTATGAAGATGGTACTTATGGAACCGTTTCTGATGGTAACCCAATGGCTTGGTTGGAGTCGGGTATGACCGTAAACCGCAACAACCGTAACTTTACGGGTATGATTGGTATTGACTATCAGATTATCAAGGATTTGAAACTGACACTCCAAGGGGCTTACGTTGATAACTCACAGCGTTACTCTTACTTCCAGAAGTTCATTCAGTATAACCCTAATAAAGCCTCTGACCCTAACAAGTTAGAGATTGCTCACTATGACTGGCATCGTACTACCTTCGATGCGTTCCTAAACTATGATAAGTCATTTGCGCAGCACAACTTCAAGGCTATGCTCGGTTGGCATACTGAACGCTATAAGTATCTGCCTGACTGGATGTATCGTAAGAACTTCCCTAACAACGAACTTACTGATATGAACGCTGGTGATGCTTCGACACAACAGAACGCAGGTAACACTCGCGAGCTGTCAATGGTGTCTTACTTCGGTCGTCTGAATTACGACTATGCTGGTCGTTACCTCTTTGAGGCAAACTTCCGTTCAGATGCTTCTTCACGCTTTGCTGAGGGTCATCGCTGGGGCTTCTTCCCATCATTCTCAGCTGCATGGCGTATCTCTGAGGAACCATTCATGGAGAGTTCAAAGTCATGGTTGAACAACTTGAAGTTGCGTGCATCATGGGGTCAGCTTGGTAATCAGGACGCGTTGAACGATTACTATCCTTGGATGAACACTTACAACCTCAATGCGAAGTATCCATTTGGTGGTCAGCTCACTCCGGGTTACTATCAAGGTAGCTATCACCTTGAGACAATCTCTTGGGAGCGTTCAACTACATGGGGCGTTGGTCTTGACTTTACCCTCTTCGGTGGTTTGACTGGTTCGTTGGATTACTACAACCGCAAGACGACTGGTATCATCATGGACGTGTCTGCTCCTGCAGAGTTTGCACTTGGTGCTTACAAGGATAATATCGGTGCATTGCGCAATCAGGGTGTTGAGCTCTCATTGGCTTACGCAAAGCAGTTGAACAAGGATTGGACCATCAATGTTGGTGCGAACTTCTCTTACAACAAGAATAAGATTCTCTACTTGGGTGAGGGAACCGAATATATTGTAGATAAGAATGACCGCAACCGCCGTACAGCTATTGGTCAGCAGTACAAGAGCTATTATATGTACAAGGCTACGGGTAAGTTCTTCAACTCACAGCAGGAGGCTGACGACTACACAGCGAAGTATGGCAACCCATTCGGACGTAAGTTCATGGCGGGTGACCTTATCTATGAGGACACAAACGGTGATGGTAAGCTCGATTCAAACGACCGCATCTACACCGACCACACGGATATCCCAGCAATTACTTACGGCTTCAACCTTGGTGCAACATGGAAGAACATTGACTTCTCTATGATTTGGCAGGGTGTTGGTGCTGTATCTCATATCTACAACCGTGAGGTGCTTGGTGAGTTCTCTGGTGATGCCAGCCACCCTTCAACACTGTGGAAAGACTCATGGACAGACGACAACCACAATGCTAAGTTGCCACGTGTATTCGAGACAGGAAACAGCCCAAGCGACATGACTCGTGCTATGTCAACCTTCTGGTTGTGGAACACAGCTTACTTGCGTTTGAAGACCTTGCAGTTGGGTTACACCCTTCCAAAGAGTGCACTCAAAGCTGTTGGTCTTGAGAAGGTACGTATCTACTATGCAGGTGAAAACCTCCTTACCTTCGATGCATTGCCATTCAATATTGACCCAGAAGTGACCAGCGAGCGTGGATCATCTTATCCATTGCTACGTTCACATTCTATCGGTATCAATATCACATTCTAA
- a CDS encoding RagB/SusD family nutrient uptake outer membrane protein: protein MKTVRTYILAGVAALVLTSCNDYLTTVPKDAMSPATTWKTGDDAEKFLVGCYDGWESGAALLYWDAGSDFAYNNFPWEGFTNIGNGSLSPSSPGWSFYDYTIIGRCNTFLENVDKCVFSSDAVKKDLVAQVKAIRAYNYFRMGFLYGGVPIVKPFTSAQEARVPRNTEQEVKDLVFKDLDEAIADINTSPAARGRIAKGAALAMKMRAALYWGDYQKAKDAAQAIIDLGKYELDPDYTNLFKLAGVDSKEIILAVQYKSGTRPLSTIGQLYNNADGGWSSVVPTQKCVDNYEMSNGMTIDEAGSGYDATHPFHGRDPRMAMTILYPGCDWEGTIFNTLDENVNGKKNPNYPTNAANSSKTALTWRKYLDPMSQYSDVWDTEACPIVFRYAEVLLTWAEAENELNGPSANVYAIIDKVRTRVGMPAVDQSKYNTKDKLRELIRRERGSEFAGEGLRRADILRWTSNGKMVAETVLNGPLNRITGTINTSATDPTMRAVVSGSSKVEDRTFQTFNRYLPIPQWNISDNPKLEQNPGYAK from the coding sequence ATGAAAACAGTAAGAACATATATATTAGCAGGTGTGGCTGCTCTTGTGCTCACATCTTGTAATGACTACCTTACCACTGTGCCGAAGGATGCAATGTCGCCAGCTACAACATGGAAGACGGGCGACGATGCAGAGAAGTTCCTTGTGGGCTGTTATGATGGTTGGGAAAGTGGTGCAGCCCTGCTCTATTGGGACGCTGGCTCTGACTTTGCGTACAACAACTTCCCTTGGGAAGGCTTTACCAATATCGGTAATGGTTCGCTCTCACCATCGTCTCCGGGTTGGTCGTTCTACGATTATACTATCATTGGTAGATGTAACACCTTCCTTGAGAATGTTGATAAGTGTGTCTTCAGCAGCGATGCAGTAAAGAAAGACCTCGTCGCACAGGTGAAGGCTATCCGCGCTTATAACTATTTCCGCATGGGCTTCCTCTATGGTGGTGTGCCAATCGTTAAGCCTTTCACCAGTGCTCAGGAGGCACGCGTGCCACGTAATACGGAGCAAGAAGTGAAGGATTTGGTATTCAAAGACCTTGATGAGGCGATTGCTGATATCAATACGTCTCCTGCTGCACGTGGACGTATCGCAAAGGGTGCTGCCTTAGCTATGAAGATGCGTGCTGCCCTCTACTGGGGCGACTATCAGAAGGCGAAGGATGCTGCTCAGGCTATTATCGACTTGGGTAAGTATGAACTTGATCCTGACTATACCAACCTCTTTAAGTTGGCTGGTGTTGACTCAAAAGAAATCATCCTTGCCGTACAGTATAAGAGCGGTACTCGCCCATTAAGCACTATCGGACAGCTCTATAACAATGCCGATGGTGGCTGGTCATCAGTGGTTCCAACACAGAAGTGTGTTGATAACTATGAGATGAGCAATGGTATGACTATCGATGAGGCGGGTTCTGGATACGATGCAACGCATCCTTTCCATGGTCGTGACCCACGTATGGCAATGACGATTCTCTATCCCGGTTGCGATTGGGAAGGTACTATCTTCAATACCCTCGACGAGAATGTCAATGGTAAGAAGAACCCTAACTATCCAACCAATGCTGCCAACTCTTCTAAGACTGCGCTCACATGGCGTAAGTACTTAGACCCAATGAGCCAGTATTCTGACGTATGGGACACAGAGGCTTGCCCTATTGTCTTCCGCTACGCAGAGGTACTCTTGACATGGGCAGAGGCTGAGAACGAGTTGAACGGTCCTTCAGCAAATGTCTATGCAATAATTGACAAGGTGCGTACACGCGTAGGTATGCCTGCTGTTGACCAGTCAAAGTATAACACTAAGGACAAACTCCGTGAGTTGATTCGTCGTGAGCGTGGCTCAGAGTTCGCTGGTGAAGGTCTCCGTCGTGCTGATATCTTACGTTGGACAAGCAATGGTAAGATGGTCGCAGAGACAGTATTGAATGGTCCATTGAACCGTATCACAGGTACTATTAACACATCTGCTACCGACCCAACCATGCGTGCCGTAGTCAGTGGTAGCAGTAAGGTTGAGGATCGTACGTTCCAAACCTTCAACAGATACCTGCCTATCCCACAGTGGAATATCTCTGATAATCCTAAGTTGGAGCAGAATCCAGGGTATGCGAAGTAA